One window from the genome of Mauremys mutica isolate MM-2020 ecotype Southern chromosome 4, ASM2049712v1, whole genome shotgun sequence encodes:
- the LOC123368353 gene encoding NACHT, LRR and PYD domains-containing protein 1a allele 5-like isoform X1, with product MAVAAVHLPHFLCLAGGQADISQMRIAHFTDVGMTLEEPTGVRPFHAVLENPSFSLYGVIFICSRFLPIPVHSLVLIYQALWAADTTLHLYLIPNDHSLEKAIEEHEKHRSFFVDKSPQTNGPLYFGTDYTVCCSPEADITPKKLTFSYTSWGNRQPYIEVYIEEMNRSVQLSMAETASAEPRWEATLRPGDVKHDASSSEHCTEEHFVDRHREQMIQRIAHVEPLLDMLHGNVLDDEQYQIISSRSTSQEKMRKLYQLMPSWNKECKDRFYAALKTKNKFLIEALERS from the exons ATGGCTGTGGCAGCCGTTCACCTCCCGCACTTCCTGTGCCTGGCAG GGGGACAGGCTGACATTTCTCAGATGCGAATCGCCCATTTCACTGATGTGGGGATGACCCTGGAGGAACCAACGGGGGTGAGGCCGTTCCACGCTGTGCTGGAGAACCCCAGCTTCTCCCTGTATGGAGTTATTTTTATCTGTTCTAGATTCCTGCCAATTCCAGTCCACTCCCTGGTGCTGATCTACCAGGCACTCTGGGCTGCAGACACAACCCTCCACCTCTACCTGATCCCCAATGATCATTCGCTAGAAAAG GCAATCGAAGAACATGAGAAGCACCGGTCATTTTTTGTGGACAAATCTCCTCAAACCAACGGGCCCCTGTACTTTGGCACTGATTATACGGTGTGCTGCTCTCCAGAGGCAGACATAACACCCAAA AAACTGACATTTTCCTATACAAGCTGGGGGAATCGCCAGCCCTACATTGAAGTTTACATCGAGGAGATGAACAGGAGTGTGCAGCTCAGCATGGCAGAGACTGCGTCTGCCGAACCTCGCTGGGAGGCCACATTAAGACCAG GGGATGTTAAACATGATGCATCATCATCAGAGCACTGCACAG aGGAACATTTTGTTGACCGACACAGAGAGCAGATGATTCAACGTATAGCCCATGTGGAGCCCCTCCTGGACATGCTTCATGGGAATGTTCTGGATGACGAGCAATATCAGATCATTAGCTCCAGGAGCACCAGCCAGGAGAAAATGCGGAAGCTGTATCAGCTAATGCCAAGCTGGAATAAAGAGTGCAAGGACCGGTTCTATGCAGCACTGAAAACCAAGAATAAGTTCCTCATTGAAGCACTTGAGAGAAGTTAA